A stretch of Anoplopoma fimbria isolate UVic2021 breed Golden Eagle Sablefish chromosome 4, Afim_UVic_2022, whole genome shotgun sequence DNA encodes these proteins:
- the LOC129090370 gene encoding LOW QUALITY PROTEIN: uncharacterized protein LOC129090370 (The sequence of the model RefSeq protein was modified relative to this genomic sequence to represent the inferred CDS: inserted 1 base in 1 codon), producing MISRLAALILLSSLSLVQTSEVPQQVSWTVLELGDNFTLSCPFLENGAGLFFWYKLKFGHMVQTVAEGTYNKLKLQEQFDNXRFKVPIVNDQYVLDIRNVSKEDEATYFCQAGSAYGMTFINATLLAVHDYKNQQRSIYVKQSPETESVQPGDSVTLQCSLLSKNKENRVQCPGEHSVHWFRSGSGESHPSIIYTQSDKQEERSCDYSLSKTIQNSSDTGTYYCAVVTCGEILFGEGTKVETRQELGTFLIVLGTLLACCLIVIAALIISRNQKPVCEHCKGEASNLAQYDRSAEDQPNNVDGDLTVVNYVALDFHSRNAKRWKNDRELPQECLYSGTRDPE from the exons ATGATCAGTAGACTGGCTGCTTTGATTCTTCTGAGTTCATTGT CCCTGGTTCAAACTTCAGAGGTTCCTCAACAGGTCTCTTGGACTGTGCTTGAACTTGGTGATAATTTCACTTTGTCATGTCCATTCCTTGAAAATGGAGCGGGGTTGTTTTTCTGGTATAAGCTGAAGTTTGGCCATATGGTCCAAACTGTTGCGGAAGGAACTTATAACAAACTAAAACTTCAAGAACAATTTGACA TCAGATTCAAGGTCCCCATAGTGAACGATCAGTATGTTCTTGACATCAGAAATGTGAGCAAAGAAGATGAAGCAACATACTTCTGTCAAGCAGGATCGGCATACGGAATGACATTTATAAATGCAACTCTTTTGGCTGTGCATG ACTATAAAAATCAGCAGAGATCTATCTACGTGAAACAAAGTCCGGAGACTGAGTCGGTCCAGCCGGGCGACTCAGTGACTCTCCAGTGTTCACTTCTCTCtaagaacaaagaaaacagagtcCAGTGTCCAGGTGAACACAGTGTGCACTGGTTCAGATCTGGATCAGGAGAATCCCATCCAAGCATCATTTACACTCAAAGTgataaacaagaagaaagaagttgTGACTACAGTCTGTCAAAAACTATCCAGAACTCCTCTGATACTGGGACTTACTACTGTGCTGTGGTCACATGTGGAGAGATCCTGTTTGGTGAAGGAACCAAAGTGGAAACAA GACAAGAATTGGGCACATTCCTCATTGTGCTTGGGACTCTGCTGGCCTGCTGTCTAATTGTTATTGCAGCTCTAATTATCTCTAGAAATCAAAAGCCAGTTTGTGAACATTGCAAGG GAGAAGCTTCCAATCTTGCTCAATATGACAGATCAGCTGAGGATCAACCAAACAATGTG GATGGTGATTTGACAGTAGTGAACTATGTAGCGCTGGATTTCCACTCAAGAAATGCCAAAAGATGGAAGAATGACAGGGAGCTACCACAGGAGTGTCTGTACTCTGGCACAAGAGACCCTGAGTGA